The proteins below are encoded in one region of Euryarchaeota archaeon:
- a CDS encoding Lrp/AsnC ligand binding domain-containing protein has protein sequence MAREASGSETDSKTYAQRAVEALILLKVDTAKADDIAEKLANFKEIQHAYLVTGEDDIVIKTAFSSYRELKDFIVKSLGPLDGLEDTKTMMVVTTYKENGHRVE, from the coding sequence ATGGCGCGGGAAGCCTCCGGGAGCGAAACAGACTCGAAAACTTACGCCCAACGGGCGGTCGAGGCGCTGATCCTCCTCAAGGTGGACACGGCGAAAGCCGACGACATCGCGGAAAAACTCGCGAACTTCAAGGAGATCCAGCATGCGTACCTCGTCACGGGCGAGGACGACATCGTCATCAAGACCGCGTTCAGCTCGTATCGCGAACTGAAGGACTTCATCGTGAAAAGCCTAGGGCCGCTCGATGGGCTAGAGGACACGAAGACCATGATGGTCGTCACGACGTACAAGGAGAACGGCCACCGCGTCGAATAG
- a CDS encoding Glu/Leu/Phe/Val dehydrogenase, giving the protein MAQVPNPLEVANRQFDIAADHLKLDESTRNFLRSAKNVVRVSVPVRMDNGVVKVFIGFRSQYNDARGPFKGGIRYHPNVTMDEVIALSAWMTWKCAVVNIPFGGAKGGVICNPKEMSQKELESLTRRYTAAISDVIGPARDIPAPDVYTNAQTMAWIMDTYSQIKGVRTPGVVTGKPIEVGGSVGRDQATSRGALIVAREALKYKNLDAKNATIAIQGFGNAGENCAVLAKSILGGGKVVAVSDSKGGIYNPSGFDVTALVTFKSKTGSVVNFPGSKNISNEELLTLPVDLLIPAALEGQITKENAGHVKAKVIVEAANGPTTPEADDILFKNGTLLCPDILANAGGVTVSYFEWLQGYNEFPWSEELVNSRLEEMMVRSFGDVKKVAEEKRVHWRTAAYVVAVGRVAKALNLLGIWP; this is encoded by the coding sequence TTGGCACAGGTACCAAATCCCCTCGAAGTCGCGAACAGGCAATTCGACATTGCGGCCGACCATCTGAAGCTCGATGAGAGCACGCGCAATTTCCTGCGCTCCGCAAAGAACGTCGTCCGGGTCTCGGTACCCGTGCGGATGGACAACGGTGTCGTCAAGGTCTTCATCGGTTTCCGGTCCCAGTACAACGACGCACGCGGCCCCTTCAAGGGCGGCATCCGCTACCACCCTAACGTCACGATGGACGAGGTCATCGCCTTGTCCGCGTGGATGACGTGGAAGTGCGCGGTCGTCAACATCCCGTTCGGCGGCGCCAAGGGCGGCGTCATCTGCAACCCTAAGGAGATGAGCCAGAAGGAACTCGAAAGCCTCACTCGCCGCTACACGGCCGCGATCTCGGACGTCATCGGTCCGGCGCGTGACATACCGGCCCCCGACGTCTACACGAACGCCCAGACGATGGCGTGGATCATGGACACCTACTCGCAGATCAAGGGTGTCCGCACCCCCGGCGTCGTGACCGGCAAACCAATCGAAGTGGGCGGTTCCGTCGGCCGGGACCAGGCGACCTCCCGCGGCGCGCTCATCGTCGCCCGCGAGGCGCTGAAGTACAAGAACCTCGACGCGAAGAACGCCACAATCGCGATCCAGGGATTCGGCAACGCTGGTGAGAACTGCGCCGTCTTGGCCAAGTCCATCCTCGGCGGCGGCAAAGTCGTCGCGGTGTCGGATTCGAAGGGCGGCATCTACAACCCGAGCGGGTTCGACGTCACCGCACTCGTCACTTTCAAGAGCAAGACGGGCTCGGTCGTGAACTTCCCGGGCTCGAAGAACATCTCGAACGAGGAACTCCTGACGCTTCCCGTCGACCTCTTGATCCCGGCGGCACTTGAAGGCCAGATCACGAAGGAGAACGCGGGCCACGTCAAGGCCAAGGTCATCGTCGAGGCCGCGAACGGCCCCACGACACCTGAGGCGGACGACATCCTGTTCAAGAACGGCACGCTCCTCTGCCCCGACATCCTCGCAAACGCCGGCGGCGTCACGGTGAGCTACTTCGAATGGCTCCAAGGGTACAACGAGTTCCCATGGAGCGAGGAACTCGTCAACAGCCGCCTCGAGGAGATGATGGTGCGATCGTTCGGCGACGTGAAGAAGGTCGCAGAGGAGAAGCGCGTGCACTGGCGGACGGCCGCATACGTGGTCGCGGTCGGGCGCGTGGCCAAGGCCCTCAACCTTCTCGGGATATGGCCGTAA
- a CDS encoding NUDIX domain-containing protein, translated as MVEERSAGALVFRRSPSGPLFLLLKYGAGHWDFPKGHLERGEEELDASRREIEEETGIPPLAQRYIAGFRGINNYVFRRGAKTVKKNVVFFLVETAVVDVKLSHEHQAFDWVEYEKARSMLTYDTARSILDKAWNFMAVEKLR; from the coding sequence ATGGTAGAAGAACGTTCCGCCGGCGCCCTGGTTTTCAGAAGGTCGCCTTCCGGCCCCCTGTTCCTGCTGCTGAAGTACGGTGCGGGCCATTGGGATTTCCCTAAGGGCCATCTCGAACGCGGCGAGGAGGAACTCGACGCGTCCCGGCGCGAGATCGAGGAGGAGACGGGGATCCCGCCGCTGGCGCAGCGCTATATCGCCGGTTTCCGGGGTATCAACAACTACGTCTTCCGTCGCGGCGCAAAGACGGTGAAGAAGAACGTCGTCTTCTTCCTCGTGGAGACGGCCGTCGTGGACGTGAAGCTCAGCCACGAGCACCAGGCCTTCGATTGGGTCGAATACGAGAAGGCAAGGTCGATGTTGACCTACGACACGGCCCGTTCTATCCTCGACAAGGCCTGGAACTTCATGGCCGTCGAGAAGTTGAGATGA
- a CDS encoding YkgJ family cysteine cluster protein, producing MELEVDYVEAAGKGFVCLEGCGYCCLCSPEVERGLVNVFLMDPGLKPALISQGGTHRLKLQGEGGACRFLKDRSCTIYEKRPRYCSSFPFHIHCGTRAQVNVDLSCRGLAGNAKGALGLDGIERSAGRTDALTYAKEVVAKAPVEETLRRSRAAYRRFEEKARERGSYRTQDEIVTALRPLASDLFDRDFLAQATGLPWEDAIQAPYEAAIRVSSAAGFPDYVDETVRSVFETDDIGDLPVYIDPDLGWHLFSIDGSELVQRRLEETGVKETVSRRDVDSIGLRPLEPDARSVLEEYVSLTLSRDIFTGLSYFIVADSGYEIDACQAGLEETVTLATDLWWRASLLSDLAGRKTITARDARDALVFMDMDFLDSQTIGAVI from the coding sequence GTGGAACTCGAGGTCGATTACGTCGAGGCCGCGGGCAAGGGCTTCGTCTGCCTCGAAGGCTGCGGGTACTGTTGCCTCTGTTCGCCCGAGGTCGAGCGCGGCCTCGTCAACGTCTTCCTCATGGATCCTGGTCTGAAGCCCGCATTGATCTCGCAAGGCGGCACGCATCGCCTCAAGCTCCAAGGCGAAGGTGGGGCGTGCCGCTTCCTCAAAGACCGCTCCTGCACTATCTATGAGAAACGGCCGCGATACTGCTCGTCGTTCCCGTTCCACATCCACTGCGGGACACGAGCGCAAGTAAATGTCGATCTTTCGTGCCGAGGCCTCGCAGGAAACGCCAAAGGCGCCTTGGGCCTCGACGGAATCGAACGCTCCGCAGGGCGCACCGACGCTCTCACTTACGCCAAGGAGGTCGTGGCCAAGGCCCCGGTCGAGGAGACACTGCGCCGATCGCGGGCCGCGTACCGCCGGTTCGAGGAGAAGGCGCGAGAGCGCGGCTCCTACCGGACGCAGGATGAGATCGTCACCGCCTTGCGCCCGCTCGCGTCCGACCTGTTCGACCGGGACTTCCTCGCCCAAGCGACGGGACTTCCTTGGGAAGACGCGATCCAGGCGCCGTACGAAGCCGCGATCCGCGTAAGCAGCGCGGCGGGTTTTCCGGATTACGTGGATGAGACCGTGCGGAGCGTATTCGAGACGGACGACATCGGCGACCTCCCGGTGTACATCGATCCCGACCTCGGCTGGCACCTGTTCTCGATCGATGGCAGCGAATTGGTCCAGAGGCGCCTCGAAGAAACGGGCGTGAAGGAGACCGTGTCGCGACGCGACGTGGACTCGATAGGCTTGCGACCACTGGAGCCTGATGCCAGGTCGGTTCTCGAGGAATACGTTTCCCTCACGCTGTCTCGCGACATCTTCACCGGCCTTTCGTACTTCATCGTCGCAGACTCAGGTTACGAGATCGACGCGTGCCAGGCTGGGCTCGAGGAGACCGTGACGTTGGCCACGGACCTTTGGTGGAGGGCGTCCCTGCTTTCCGATCTCGCCGGACGCAAGACGATAACGGCAAGGGACGCCCGGGACGCGCTCGTGTTCATGGACATGGACTTCCTCGACTCGCAGACCATCGGCGCCGTGATCTGA
- a CDS encoding acyl-CoA thioesterase, with protein sequence MFKKTQKVYFGHIDRAGIVYHPHFIDYFHQAYEDFLESLGFAEQTMSEELGARFPVVNVNVDYHRPVQPNSRLAIELHVKRIGRTSITYGFRALEAQGQAVAEGDIVRVAIDKDFRPVPVPKRLRNALARHLENA encoded by the coding sequence ATGTTCAAAAAGACCCAGAAGGTCTACTTCGGCCACATCGATCGCGCCGGGATAGTCTACCACCCGCACTTCATCGATTACTTCCATCAAGCGTACGAGGACTTCCTTGAATCCTTGGGTTTTGCCGAGCAGACCATGTCCGAGGAATTGGGAGCGCGCTTCCCCGTCGTCAATGTCAACGTGGACTATCACAGGCCGGTGCAGCCGAATTCGCGCCTCGCGATCGAATTGCACGTGAAACGCATCGGGCGGACTTCCATCACGTACGGTTTCCGGGCGCTCGAGGCGCAGGGGCAGGCGGTCGCGGAGGGGGACATCGTGCGCGTGGCGATCGACAAGGATTTCAGACCCGTGCCCGTGCCTAAAAGACTTCGTAACGCTTTGGCCCGGCACTTGGAAAACGCATAG
- a CDS encoding CocE/NonD family hydrolase, with translation MHRGARAFLGSFAFLAITLSGCVSQPGLAPSDSTLGADLGASIALDDPILSQVSLGISAIERLDIVSFDGVLINQYVWRPTGAPADATFPVIINSSPYWSNLETPARFGGDDFGWWLVNFFVPRGYIVALQSVRGTGESGGCFNLGGATEMKDMYETVEFFGTKYPGTNGKVAVIGKSYDGTTPHMASVLQPPHLATIVPIAGITDWYRYLNTNGVSYTARSIFNTQYTTTVDWGADGFGPLALIDGDPSQLDPTNALPREENYRNWPNSACHDLALSGLAAARTEATGSYNEWWQERNYRKDLAKVKVPVFLVHGMQDWNVKPDQFGDWYNDLTVPKRALLGQWDHSYPLRADWNVTLLRWFDWTLKGVENGLMDGPTVQIEDSSGRWRTESEWPPKRATPIDFFLGMSGTEGAATPGAPGAHATASYFDGPTNGPDNLPGGNGDVTWGTLAFETPAFESDMVVTGLPKATLFVSVDRPATRLVVTERLVAPNGTMEEVNRGFISVAHRNGPEGQPEALLPGEIAKIELSLFPEDTFVPAGFKLRYIVTGYHSWVEPVPTGGMVTLHFGGDVASKMTLPMVADGAFDAPQPVVVDHDEVPGNRPRPAPDRP, from the coding sequence ATGCATAGGGGAGCGCGCGCTTTTCTTGGATCGTTTGCCTTCTTGGCGATCACCCTTTCGGGGTGCGTTTCGCAGCCAGGGCTCGCCCCCTCCGACTCGACGCTTGGCGCCGACCTAGGCGCCTCGATAGCTCTCGATGATCCCATCCTGTCGCAGGTATCGCTCGGGATATCCGCGATCGAGCGCCTCGACATCGTTTCCTTCGACGGCGTCTTGATCAACCAATACGTCTGGCGCCCGACGGGCGCTCCGGCGGACGCGACCTTCCCCGTCATCATCAACTCCAGCCCCTATTGGTCCAACCTCGAAACACCGGCCCGCTTCGGTGGCGACGACTTCGGCTGGTGGCTCGTAAACTTCTTCGTCCCCCGGGGTTACATCGTAGCGCTCCAAAGTGTCCGCGGCACGGGCGAATCGGGCGGTTGCTTCAACCTTGGGGGCGCGACCGAGATGAAGGATATGTACGAGACCGTCGAGTTCTTCGGGACGAAATACCCGGGGACCAACGGCAAGGTCGCGGTCATCGGCAAGTCCTACGACGGCACGACGCCGCACATGGCATCGGTGCTTCAGCCGCCGCATCTTGCCACGATCGTCCCGATCGCGGGCATAACCGATTGGTATCGTTACCTTAACACGAACGGCGTCTCCTACACGGCCCGGTCGATTTTCAACACGCAGTACACGACCACGGTGGATTGGGGCGCTGATGGTTTCGGGCCCTTGGCCCTCATCGACGGTGACCCGTCACAACTGGATCCCACGAATGCGCTTCCCCGCGAAGAGAATTACCGCAACTGGCCGAACTCGGCCTGCCATGATCTAGCGCTCTCGGGACTCGCGGCCGCGCGCACGGAAGCCACGGGAAGCTACAACGAGTGGTGGCAGGAGCGTAACTACAGGAAAGACCTCGCCAAGGTCAAAGTGCCCGTCTTTCTCGTCCACGGGATGCAGGATTGGAACGTGAAGCCCGACCAGTTCGGCGACTGGTACAACGACCTGACCGTCCCGAAGCGAGCGCTTCTAGGCCAATGGGACCACTCCTATCCGCTTCGCGCAGATTGGAACGTGACGCTCCTACGCTGGTTCGACTGGACGCTCAAAGGCGTCGAGAACGGCCTCATGGACGGTCCGACCGTCCAGATCGAGGATTCCTCGGGGCGCTGGCGCACAGAATCCGAATGGCCGCCGAAGCGCGCCACACCCATCGATTTCTTCCTTGGAATGAGCGGGACCGAAGGGGCGGCGACACCTGGAGCCCCGGGAGCGCATGCGACCGCCTCATACTTTGACGGGCCCACGAACGGCCCCGACAACCTCCCCGGTGGTAACGGCGACGTGACCTGGGGAACGCTTGCCTTCGAAACCCCGGCCTTCGAGTCGGACATGGTGGTCACGGGCCTGCCGAAGGCCACGTTGTTCGTGTCGGTGGACAGGCCGGCGACACGTCTCGTCGTCACGGAGAGGCTGGTTGCCCCCAACGGCACGATGGAGGAGGTGAACCGCGGGTTCATCAGTGTAGCGCACAGGAACGGTCCAGAAGGCCAACCGGAAGCGCTTCTTCCCGGCGAGATCGCGAAGATCGAGCTCAGCCTCTTCCCGGAAGACACGTTCGTCCCCGCGGGCTTCAAACTCAGGTACATCGTGACAGGATACCACTCGTGGGTGGAACCCGTACCGACAGGAGGTATGGTGACCCTTCATTTCGGCGGCGACGTCGCAAGCAAGATGACGCTTCCCATGGTGGCCGACGGTGCTTTCGACGCGCCGCAGCCGGTGGTCGTCGACCACGACGAGGTTCCCGGGAACAGGCCGCGGCCGGCGCCCGATCGGCCGTAA
- a CDS encoding DEAD/DEAH box helicase, translating to MTRPTTFDLLSDPLKRLLAAEGFEAPTAAQQLAIPVIESGAHTLLIAPTGMGKTESAIIPIFDSFIKAALPKKGISILYVTPLRALNRDLLNRLEDWGKALDIDVKVRHGDTTTAERSRQSKHPPDMLITTPETVQAMLSGRRLKEHLSGLRWVVVDEVHELAQDERGSQLAVAMERLVEIAGEFQRIGLSATVGDDAEVAAFLGGRRPVRVVKVPILKALDIRVVSPEPTEEDVKTADKVLAKPEAAAYLRVAMAEVMGRRSTLLFVNTRETAEVLSARVHMIDESFPLVVHHGSLSRDVRVMAEEDFREGRARALVCTSSMELGIDIGTADLVLQYNSPRQVTRLVQRVGRAGHRADLVSNGIILATDPDDIAESLVIARRAKAGELEVFKSHKEPLDVLANQLIAYTLSRGRVALEEAFEMFRRSHPFRDMPRKEFDRVVKMLEELHLIFLDEKTISAKRRSYPYFFENLSMIPDEKDFHVVNIVTGKPVATLDESFVSSYIEPSAIFICQGHPWRVLEIDPEKDLIRVEPVKDPLGAIPSWVGEEIPVPFAVAQEVGKLRARIASLSEEKGEDACVDILISEYPGDRAGILKLVRYVASQSPKVLATNETVTVEFTTGKVVVNACFGHRVNETLGRLMTTMLSARLGASVGLDIDPYRIIVTVPSRVPPKMILGALQGIEPDNILPLLDIVLTNSSYLRHRLVNVARKFGAVERDVDFRKLSVQRLIETFRRTPIYEEAMREVLVDRLDVETTKLVLHGIANEEIRLVVQDLSPIGAAGLDTRIELISPARADRTILTALKNRLSEESVVLACVNCCEWKSKRKVAAVPEPIVCGKCASVLVAALRPWHERSLKLISKDKRKLTDDERKEWKRLNTNANLVTAHGKRAVIALVARGVGPDTAGRVLYKQRSDEETFLRDVLEAEINYARTRRFWD from the coding sequence GTGACGCGGCCGACCACGTTTGACCTTCTCTCGGACCCCCTGAAGCGCCTCCTTGCGGCCGAAGGCTTCGAGGCGCCGACCGCAGCGCAGCAACTCGCGATCCCCGTCATCGAATCGGGCGCGCACACGCTCCTCATCGCGCCTACGGGCATGGGAAAGACGGAATCCGCCATTATCCCCATCTTCGATTCCTTCATCAAAGCGGCTCTCCCGAAGAAAGGCATCAGCATCCTCTACGTGACGCCGCTACGCGCGTTGAACCGCGACCTCCTGAACCGGCTCGAGGACTGGGGAAAGGCGCTTGACATCGATGTGAAGGTCCGCCACGGCGACACGACGACTGCCGAGCGCTCGCGCCAAAGCAAACACCCCCCGGACATGCTCATCACGACGCCGGAGACGGTGCAAGCGATGCTCTCGGGAAGGCGCCTCAAGGAGCATCTCTCTGGACTCCGGTGGGTCGTCGTCGATGAGGTGCATGAATTGGCGCAGGACGAACGGGGCTCCCAGCTTGCGGTCGCGATGGAGCGGCTAGTGGAGATCGCTGGGGAATTCCAGCGCATAGGCCTGTCGGCCACCGTCGGCGACGACGCGGAAGTGGCCGCGTTCCTCGGCGGGCGACGCCCCGTCAGGGTCGTGAAAGTGCCCATCCTCAAAGCACTCGACATCCGGGTCGTGAGCCCCGAACCGACGGAGGAGGACGTGAAGACGGCCGACAAGGTCCTCGCAAAACCCGAGGCCGCCGCGTACCTCCGGGTCGCGATGGCGGAGGTCATGGGCCGCCGAAGCACATTGCTCTTCGTCAACACTCGCGAGACCGCGGAGGTACTCTCCGCCCGCGTCCACATGATAGATGAATCCTTCCCGCTGGTGGTGCACCACGGATCGCTCTCCCGCGACGTCCGTGTGATGGCGGAAGAGGATTTCCGCGAGGGAAGAGCGCGAGCCTTGGTGTGCACGAGTTCGATGGAGCTTGGCATCGATATCGGGACCGCCGACCTCGTGTTGCAGTACAACTCCCCAAGGCAGGTGACGCGGCTTGTACAGCGTGTGGGAAGGGCCGGTCATCGCGCGGACCTTGTGTCGAACGGGATAATCCTGGCGACCGACCCCGATGACATCGCCGAATCGCTGGTCATTGCGCGGCGAGCGAAGGCCGGGGAACTCGAGGTCTTCAAAAGCCACAAGGAGCCGCTCGACGTGCTCGCGAACCAGCTCATCGCCTACACGTTGAGCCGCGGCCGCGTCGCGCTCGAGGAGGCGTTCGAGATGTTCCGGCGCAGCCACCCCTTCCGGGACATGCCACGCAAGGAATTCGACCGCGTCGTCAAGATGCTCGAAGAGCTCCACCTGATTTTCCTCGACGAGAAGACGATATCCGCCAAACGAAGGAGCTACCCGTACTTCTTCGAGAACCTCTCAATGATTCCGGACGAGAAGGACTTCCACGTCGTGAACATCGTCACCGGAAAACCCGTGGCGACACTCGACGAGAGCTTCGTCTCGTCCTACATCGAACCGTCCGCGATCTTCATCTGCCAAGGCCACCCGTGGCGCGTCCTTGAGATAGACCCCGAGAAAGACCTCATCCGCGTCGAACCCGTGAAAGACCCCCTTGGGGCGATCCCGTCGTGGGTGGGCGAGGAGATCCCCGTCCCTTTCGCCGTCGCGCAGGAAGTCGGGAAGCTCCGGGCGCGCATTGCTTCTCTTTCCGAGGAAAAAGGCGAGGACGCGTGCGTCGACATCCTCATATCCGAGTATCCCGGCGACCGGGCGGGGATCTTGAAACTCGTCCGCTACGTCGCAAGCCAAAGCCCGAAGGTCCTCGCGACGAATGAGACCGTGACCGTCGAGTTCACGACCGGGAAAGTGGTCGTGAATGCCTGTTTCGGCCACAGGGTCAACGAAACGCTCGGGCGGCTAATGACGACGATGCTCTCGGCCCGCCTCGGTGCAAGCGTCGGGCTCGACATCGACCCTTATCGCATCATAGTCACCGTCCCGTCCCGCGTCCCTCCGAAAATGATCCTCGGAGCGCTCCAGGGGATCGAGCCGGACAACATCCTTCCCCTCCTCGACATCGTCCTCACGAACTCCTCGTACCTTCGGCATCGGCTAGTGAACGTCGCCCGGAAATTCGGAGCGGTCGAACGGGACGTGGATTTCCGAAAGCTCTCGGTCCAGAGACTCATCGAGACCTTCAGGCGCACTCCCATCTACGAGGAGGCAATGCGGGAGGTCCTCGTCGACCGGCTCGACGTCGAGACCACGAAACTCGTCCTCCACGGGATCGCGAACGAGGAGATACGCCTCGTCGTCCAAGATCTCTCTCCCATCGGGGCGGCAGGCCTCGACACACGTATCGAGCTCATCAGCCCCGCGAGGGCGGATCGCACGATACTCACGGCCTTGAAGAACCGACTATCGGAGGAATCGGTCGTGCTGGCGTGCGTGAACTGTTGCGAGTGGAAGTCAAAAAGGAAAGTGGCCGCCGTGCCGGAGCCGATTGTCTGTGGAAAGTGTGCAAGTGTTCTCGTCGCGGCGCTACGCCCATGGCACGAACGCTCCTTGAAGCTCATATCAAAGGACAAGCGAAAGCTCACCGACGACGAGCGCAAGGAATGGAAGCGGCTAAACACCAACGCGAACCTCGTGACCGCCCACGGCAAACGCGCGGTCATTGCGCTCGTGGCACGCGGGGTCGGGCCCGACACCGCGGGGCGCGTCCTGTACAAGCAACGCTCCGACGAGGAGACGTTCCTTAGGGACGTCCTTGAGGCGGAGATAAACTACGCGAGGACGAGGCGGTTCTGGGACTGA
- a CDS encoding metallophosphoesterase: MKSQPVHGERALLVEGDETALLIGDLHIGLESALRHSGINLPSQTESMRRRVEGLLTTTGATRLVILGDLKHSIDHPTTQEVRELPEFFRSLGVPVDIVPGNHDGALPPMSDNVKVHSADGMSLEEVGVAHGHAWPAKSVAERKLLVTCHNHPAVLLRDELGGRHKEPAWIRGKLTKTARERYTDLKRGAEFLVMPAFNNLLGGVAFNAFGPEDLLGPLIKNSYVDVEAASVYTVDGIDLGPIRELRRFARE; encoded by the coding sequence GTGAAGTCCCAACCCGTCCACGGCGAGCGCGCCCTCCTTGTCGAGGGCGACGAAACGGCCTTGCTCATCGGCGATCTCCACATCGGCCTGGAATCGGCGCTCCGGCACAGCGGCATCAATCTCCCATCGCAGACCGAGTCGATGCGACGACGCGTCGAAGGATTGCTCACGACCACCGGGGCGACGAGGCTCGTGATCCTTGGTGACCTCAAACACTCGATCGACCACCCGACGACGCAGGAAGTGAGGGAACTCCCAGAGTTCTTCCGCTCGCTCGGCGTCCCCGTGGATATCGTGCCCGGTAACCACGACGGCGCCCTCCCGCCGATGAGCGACAACGTGAAAGTCCATTCCGCCGACGGGATGTCACTTGAGGAAGTGGGAGTGGCACATGGTCATGCTTGGCCCGCGAAAAGTGTCGCAGAGCGGAAGCTCCTCGTCACCTGCCACAATCACCCGGCTGTGCTTCTGCGTGATGAGTTGGGCGGTCGCCACAAGGAGCCCGCGTGGATCCGCGGGAAGCTCACCAAGACTGCGCGCGAAAGATACACCGACTTGAAACGTGGAGCCGAGTTCCTGGTGATGCCCGCCTTCAACAACCTCCTCGGCGGCGTTGCCTTCAACGCGTTCGGCCCCGAGGACCTTCTGGGCCCGCTCATCAAGAATTCCTATGTGGACGTCGAGGCGGCAAGCGTCTACACGGTGGACGGGATAGACCTCGGTCCCATCCGGGAACTGCGGAGGTTCGCTCGCGAGTGA
- a CDS encoding NAD(P)H-hydrate dehydratase produces the protein MLTFSEARVLDGNAEALGVPLNSLMRNAGKAVAEEVLKLHTAGKITVLAGPGNNGGDGLVAARILSENFEVDVVLAKPQAEVKSKLNREAFSNLPSKVKVVSAIDLSPEVLKDRITQANTIVDSLLGAGIKGELDEPYKSLVKMVNKLKKTIVSVDVPTGLGTEVAIKPEVTVTFHDIKEGMTKENSGRILIRDIGIPKKAETHTGPGDMTLYPKPAKSQHKGEGGTVLVIAGGPYHGAPVICAMAAMRTGADLAIVLTPQSSFTSVSSYNPNLITRSLKGNELDFNDKANVTEFERWLEKCDSLAIGPGLGRSSGVLESVLYAVKAAGRAGKPVSIDADAIYAVAGKTTLLDKTMVLTPHEREFQELTGKKVPADIEARSKLVSEQSKALKATILLKGPVDVVADGKRLKLNETGNPAMSHGGTGDSLCGVVAALLAKKMDTFDAARVAAFMNGRAGDFAFAEKSYGLLATDVVEALPRVLKEHV, from the coding sequence ATGTTGACTTTTTCCGAAGCGAGGGTCCTGGATGGCAATGCGGAGGCGCTCGGCGTCCCGCTGAACTCACTTATGCGTAACGCCGGCAAGGCCGTAGCGGAGGAAGTCCTGAAGCTCCACACGGCCGGGAAGATCACCGTCCTTGCGGGCCCCGGGAACAACGGCGGCGATGGACTCGTGGCGGCGCGGATCCTGTCGGAGAACTTCGAGGTCGACGTGGTCCTTGCAAAGCCCCAGGCCGAGGTCAAGTCCAAATTGAACCGCGAGGCGTTCAGCAACCTCCCGAGCAAGGTGAAGGTCGTTTCGGCCATCGACTTGAGCCCGGAAGTGCTGAAGGACCGGATCACCCAGGCGAACACCATCGTGGATTCCCTTCTCGGCGCCGGGATAAAGGGCGAACTCGACGAGCCGTACAAGTCGCTCGTCAAGATGGTCAACAAATTGAAGAAAACGATCGTCTCCGTTGACGTCCCGACCGGCCTTGGGACAGAGGTCGCGATCAAGCCAGAAGTGACGGTCACGTTCCACGACATCAAGGAAGGGATGACGAAGGAGAACTCGGGCCGCATCCTCATCCGCGACATCGGCATACCGAAGAAGGCCGAGACCCACACGGGGCCCGGCGACATGACCCTCTACCCGAAACCGGCAAAGAGTCAGCACAAAGGCGAGGGCGGAACCGTCCTGGTCATCGCCGGCGGGCCCTACCACGGCGCACCGGTCATCTGCGCGATGGCTGCAATGCGCACAGGTGCGGACCTGGCGATAGTCTTGACGCCGCAATCGAGTTTCACATCGGTCTCAAGCTACAACCCGAACCTCATCACGCGATCGCTCAAGGGGAACGAACTCGACTTCAACGACAAGGCGAACGTCACCGAGTTCGAGCGGTGGCTTGAGAAGTGCGACTCCCTCGCGATCGGGCCCGGACTTGGCCGCTCGAGTGGGGTCTTGGAGTCGGTACTTTACGCGGTCAAAGCGGCCGGACGCGCAGGAAAACCAGTGTCGATCGATGCTGACGCCATCTACGCTGTCGCAGGTAAGACGACGCTTCTCGACAAGACCATGGTCCTGACGCCGCATGAGCGCGAATTCCAGGAACTCACGGGAAAGAAAGTACCCGCCGACATCGAGGCGCGTTCGAAGCTCGTGAGCGAGCAATCGAAGGCCTTGAAAGCGACGATCCTTCTCAAAGGCCCGGTTGATGTGGTCGCAGACGGCAAGCGCCTGAAACTCAATGAGACCGGAAACCCGGCGATGAGCCACGGCGGCACCGGCGACAGCCTTTGCGGCGTCGTCGCGGCGCTTCTTGCAAAGAAGATGGACACGTTCGACGCGGCGCGCGTCGCGGCGTTCATGAACGGAAGGGCAGGCGACTTCGCGTTCGCGGAGAAGAGCTACGGGCTCTTGGCCACGGACGTGGTCGAGGCGTTGCCGCGGGTGCTGAAGGAGCACGTGTAA